ATCACGCCCAGCCGGTCTGTGTCAATCTCCGGGTAGGCGGCCAATACCTCAACGGCGGCGGCCCCAATGATTTCGTCGTCCGGCTTCAAACGCGGTCCGTCAAAGGCATCGCCGTGCGCGGGCAAGTCAACACAAAAAGTGGCGTAGCCTGCCTCGCGAAACAGGCTGAGAGCGTGATCGAAACTCTCTTTGTCGCTGGCCAGCGGATGAATCGCCAGCAGAGCCGGGTAGCGTTTTGCGCCGCCCGCGCTCTCTTTAGTCTCCTTTGGAAAGTGCAACAGGCCGGCAGTGCTTCCACGCGGGTGATCAAACGAAAGGCGCTCAACGCGCTCGCCTGTGATCGCGTTCAACATGACATAGAGCCGCTGAAGTGTAGGCAGTATGCCGTGCCAGTCGCGCATGGGCATGTGAATGTAGTAGCCGTCACCGCCGTAGGCCACGCCCAGCAAAGCCAGCGCCGCCCGGATTTCGCGGACGGCGTTCTCACGATCATCTTTTGCCGCCGCCTGGTCGGCGGCGGCGAGGTGCGGCTCGGCCAGCGCCGCCCACTCGGCCCGCCACTGACGCCGCGAGCGCAAGCGGGGCGACACGTAAGCCAGCGTCTCCGGCGGCACGTTGATACGAGCGAGGATGGATCGATTTTGCGGGGTGTCGAGGATGAGCGCCCCCAGCCCCAAACGCAGAGCAAGCTCAAAGAACGGCACGGGCGGCCCGGGGATCATCTGCCCGCCCCTGGTAGTGACGGGCGTGGTGAGGTTGAGGGAGAGGAGATAGGTGGGGAAGGAGGAGGTATCAAGAGGCATAGTCACCTTTTCACCTTGTCCCCCCATCACCCGGTCACAAACTTACTGTCATCACCCTATCCGGCTGTAACACTTGCCCGCCAAAAATCTCCTGCCCGCGCACGTAATCGGCGATGAGGGCGCGCTGGGCGGTTTGCTGGTGAACAAGAATGAGCGTTGACACCTGCGACTCAGCCGCAATCTCCAGCACAGCCTGAACGTGGGTGTGCACCGGCCCTTCCTTCCCCGGCAAAGCGTAGCACTCATGCACCAGCACGTTCGCGCCTTTGAAGAGGGCGCGGCTGGCGGGCGTGGCTTTGCCGTCGGCGCTGTAAGCGAAGAGCGCCTGGCCGTTCTCCTCCCAGCGGGTGGACAGCACGGCGATACCGTGATCCGGCAAGGCGGTTTTGATGGTTATCGAACCAAGCGTCACCGTCTCGCCCGGCGCACATTCGACGAAGTTCACCGGGAACTTGAGGCGGGCCATGCCGGGCGTGTAAGCCAGGTCGAACAGCGTCGTCACGTATTGTTTCGTGTTCGGCGTGCCGATGATCGTGAGCGGTTTCCGGCG
This Chloroflexota bacterium DNA region includes the following protein-coding sequences:
- a CDS encoding ribonuclease Z, with protein sequence MPTLTFLGSGEAFDPQLPNTSLLYQGSQNILIDCGFAAVQALWRRSLDPEFLDAILLSHHHADHTFGLPALLLVAQTANRRKPLTIIGTPNTKQYVTTLFDLAYTPGMARLKFPVNFVECAPGETVTLGSITIKTALPDHGIAVLSTRWEENGQALFAYSADGKATPASRALFKGANVLVHECYALPGKEGPVHTHVQAVLEIAAESQVSTLILVHQQTAQRALIADYVRGQEIFGGQVLQPDRVMTVSL